Genomic segment of Lemur catta isolate mLemCat1 chromosome 2, mLemCat1.pri, whole genome shotgun sequence:
TCTTTGGAGTCTGTGTTACCTGAATGGCTATTCTCAGCTTTGTGCTTTAATAAACCCTTTTAAACTGTGTTCTGatcctttcaattatttaagGTTGACACCATATATGTAGAGGGGCGGAGGAGAGAGACatattgagagagagggagagagatcgagagataaagacagagacagaggcagaaagcaaatgtggcaaaatgtgaaTAGTTGCTGAGTGAAGGGGATAAGagagttttttgtattatttatgaatctcttctctaaaatttaaaattatttcaaaattaaaaaataaaaatcacaggataTGGGCTTCCTAGGACCATGTTTATTGGAGTGTGTTTCCCAGCTGTCTGCGTTAGAATTTGCTGTGTGTTTAGACTCGActcagcaggcccagggcaggcagtcTGCTGCAGGAGGTTTGGGGCGAGGCCCCACGATCTGCGTTTTCCACAAGCGCCTCAGATGATTCTGGGTGAGCTGGTTGGTGGATGACACTTTAAGAGGAACTTCTTCAAGCAGATTTGTGCAAAATCTCGGGGGTGGCAGGATGACTGTAGCCCTGGCTGGTCTTGGCTATGCTTGCCCTGGGCAAACTGGATTCTGAGCCAACCGTTTTGAGGCAGGAACTAGGGCTGGTTTAGGATTAAGTCACCTGCCCAGACCCAGTGACACTGCCAGCTGTGCTGAACTCCCTTGctctttcctgtgtctcttcactGACACAGTGACATGGTGTCCTCAGAGATGGTCTTGTAGTCACTCAAAGCCCCCAGGAATCCAAGGTAACATTACTGACACAAAGGTGGTGGCCCATAAACGGTGGCACAGGCAACAGTGgtgacgctgctgctgctgctggtccgaTATTGACATGCCGTTCCTGAATGACGTGCTGGGGAAAGCAGGCGCCGCGAACCAGGGCGCGCACACGAGGAGCACCAGATAAAGGGGGCAGGAGCAAGGTGGGAGGGTGAAGCACACAAGGTGTTTGGGATTATTCATCTGTGTTTTCAGTGACTATTTTATGAATCCCACGTGCATGCCAGGAACTTTGCAAGGCGTGGAAAATATAGTTCAGACAGACAGAGCCTCCCTTCTCTCAGGGAGCTCGGCCCAGGCCTGGTCTCACCGCCAACAAGGACGGTGCAAGCGTAGCCTGGAGCTGCCATAAAGTTTGCACGAAGGGAAGTGACTGGGAAACAGCAGTGTTAAGAAAGTCGGGCTCCAGATGATGGGGATGGGAGGGAATTCCTGAATGTAGAGAACCCATTTTCTGCAGATAAGAAGTGGGAATGTGGGTCCTAATAGTAAtagtcaaataataataatgatgatgacaaaacaACTCAAGCTTTTGTCTCAGCCCTTACCAGTGAAATAGTTGGAAACCCACCCTCGGGTCCCACCCCCATGGCCTTTGGAGTCGTCAGGTTCCAGATCCCCAGGAACCTTCACCTCTTCCACCGCTGGAGGCCTCTCTCTCTGGCTGGATGTGCGacgcccctgcctggctgcctttgccatcacctccaggcttcctcttcctgctccccccaGGCAAGGTCTTgactcctcctctgctctccagaGGGGGCtgcatttacttgtttcttatttgcttattttctttaacgTTTACTCCTTCAGTAGACAATGCACTCTGTAGTTGAAAGATCAAAGCTATCAAAGAAGACCCAATGAATAGGGCTCCTGCTATTCCAGCCCCCCGTCATGATGCCTCCCAGAGGTGACCGATGTTTCTCGTTTCCTGTGTATCTTCCCAGAGATAGTCTCTGTATATTAAGGCATATATACTTttcgtcatttttttttttttggaaaaaaattctagtacATCGTAGATACcattgtactttgcttttttcatctatttgaaaatatctcttgGAGATCATTTCCTATCATGAGGAACCTCCTCCTTGTTTCTGCGACTGTATGGTATCCACGGTATCCATGGTTGTGATTTAACTAATTGGTCTCCAATTAGTGGTCATGTAGatcctttccaaatttttcccattataacatacatataaaatgtataacatccACATGAGTATAGCTGCAGGTTAAATTCCTGCAAGTAAGAATTGTTGGCTACAAGGATGTGAGCTTTGAGAGTTTGATGGACACGTGACTGCCTTCCACTGAAGTACTAATTGACATGTCCACCAACAATGTGTTAATGTAATTGTACATTTTGTCACACTCTTCCCACCATAAGAatcaattttttgtcatttgcaatcctgtaggtaaaaaaaacaaaaggtatcccattgaaattttaatcttcattCCTCGTGTTATAAGTGGATTTCAACATCCtctgtatgtttaaaatctaTCTTCATATTCTTTTGGAGGAATTTTGCTCCCCCCgtatccatttctctttttttattgggttacattattttttcctttttatttacaagGAGCACTTTATATATTAGGCCAGATTAGCTCTTTGTTAGTGATGTgagttgcaaatgtattttttcatttgtcatttagtttTACTTGCGTTGGTTTGCTTCAGGGACTTTAAGAAATTTGTatactgttgaatgaatcaatcttttcctttatggtgtcTGTTGTGTTTCATagttaaaaagatattctttataccaagattattattgttgttatttttgagacagtttctcactctgttgcctgggctagagtgcaggggtgtatcatagctcactgcagccccaaacacagggatcctcctgcctcaggctcctgagtagctgggactacaggagtgcaacatcacacctggctaagtttttttttttttttttaaattttgtagagatggggtctcagtatgttgctcaggctggtcttgaactcctggcctcaagccatcctaacaccttggcctcccaaagtgctaggattacaggtgtgagccattgcacccagccaatactaagattattaaaaatttttcccataaagtcttttaacactttcataatttaattttttatattaaaaatttaaatccatattAAATTTATCCTGGTATAAGATGTGAAGTGTgaattcatcttctgtttttttgtttcctttttccatctgcttttcaaTATTGCCTAGTGAGGTGTGAattcaaattcatgttttcctCCAGATGGTTATCCAGTTATTTCAGAAGCATCTTTTCTGCACTAATTTGAAGTGCTGTCCTtttcatatactacattttcatttatgtgtggatttatttatggattttatattctgtcccatttatctatttatcaatATCCTACTATTTCAGTGATTAAttgtaaaatgtcaatatttggcTGGGCTGacccattattactttttttttcccagaaattttttgactattttgcttgtttatttctacatatgatttttaggatcagcttatctACTTAAAACACCTCATtattttattgggattttttaatttatgagctatttatagagtaaaggaaaaatggcatttatGATGTTTCCATTCCAAGAATATGCTATGCCTTATTATTTGCTCaggacatttattatgtgtccaatagtattaataacattttaaagtttttatttcatatagatcttacctatttcttgttatttccaagtagattttctttttgctattgtaaattcctgtttagtatattttctaactggttgtaatttgtatttattgaaggatattgagttaatcatttctgcatgttaattttgaattttcttgtttgtgaaaCAGGCAAACTAAATGAGGGTTTTAaatcattagaaattaatttgttccctcttctttttaatatttattcatacagtaaattctttctttattactgGTCAATTCAGGTTTTCTTGTGCAGTAGCTAATGTTGAGTATCCTTTACTTTGACAGAACTTATTAACAGATTTGTCATGGATATCCCTCTATGTGTATAGTGTATTaggagttttttgttatttatgttgatgccaccattttgtgttaaatcaacaaaaaatttaaatatttttccaatgaatCGTGATTGATTCCTCTTCACCAATTGAATTATCACCCAACACAAGAGCCTATTCATCATAACTCATTACTTCtactattgatctatttttttcctgtttaatgaattattgcttttggtatgatctgaaatttgttttggttacaatttccttcttgatgttagaacaatttttatcaatttctttgcttctatttgtcacttttgtttcatatgccattaattttatatgtggatttcctctaagctttttaataaatttaaagatgagaaaataaagtcctttttatatatgcccaaatcaggaatatataattatgttccaAAACATCTTTCAATTATAGTGATAATGGcatatttaagctttttttttttttcagaataaagtgcttcatttattgatgattaaaatgtccccagccccctgccccagggccatgGGCCTCACAAGGAGGTCAGAAGGGTTCAGCACCCCCAACTATGCCCCTTGGGCCCAGGCCTCTTCCCACCCCGGCCACGCTGGGAAGGTGGTAGCGTGGGGGAGTAGTGGGAGTTTAAGGTGCAAAAAGtataacaaacaaaactgtataaACACAAGAGGAAAGAGCTTAACTAGGAAACATGTAGTTTACGGAACCTTCCACTCCATCTTAAAAGCaggaatgaagacattaaatgacaacaaaataggATTTCCTATTAGTGCAGGCCTCATGAGGGCAAGCACTGGGCACAGGCtggggtcccctgtccccaggggtTTCTCTCACCAGCAGTGCTGTGAGCGGCCCACCCACCTGTGCAGAGGCCCGGGAGGAGCCAGGATGCTGGAGCCGGTCAGGGACAGGCTGTGGCTGCCCTAGTGCGGCCACAGGGGAGCAGAgacggacacagacacacacgtctCCTTCTGGTGTGAAACACGTGCCAGGGTAGCTGGTGAGGGGCGGAGGTGCTCTGTGagcagcagccctgccccctgtCCCACCGAGAGCACCTTGAAACCCCAAAACACTTGTCCAAGCCTCCTCttggcccctgcccctggggtctAGCCTGTCTGCAGGGGTTCCTTGactccagcccctgggagctggTGCCGAGGGAGGCACCTGTCTGCCCACctagggcctggcccacagcaccaAGGCCTAGCAGCTTCCGGGGACATCGCCAGGACTCAAGACCCACGGTGCAGCCTGGTGCAGGTTGGGGGCCCCCGGGCCTGCCGGCAGGGATGTGGGTGGGGAAAGCAAGCCCCTGgggtccagcccctgcctcccccacactaCTTGGTGCAGAGCCAGGTCTGCAGTTCCCGCTGCTCAACGCTCCGCACCCGCACCCGCCAGTGTCCAGTCTCAAGCCCTGGCGGGGTGTCCACAGCCCTCAGACTGGGTCCACAACTCTTCTACGGGGCGGCACCCCAActtctccccaaaccctgcaAGAAGAAGGAGCAAATTAGGGGCACGAGCACGTGGGGCTAAACCGCTGAGGCCGCTCCAGGCTGGGCCTGACCAACCCTCTCCGGCTCCGGCCTCAGCAGCGTGACCGGCCACTACACCTGCCCCGGGCCCCTCCGTCCCCGCCGGACCTGCCGCCTCCAGCACCCCCCTCGCCTGGAGGGGTGCTGCAAacagtttcctctcttttctttttccttcacttccaaaaaaaacccaaaaagtaaaGGCTTCAGGGAGCCGCAGAAGGGGGGCACTTGCGAGGGAGGCGTCCTCCACCGGCTCTGGGGGCTGCCGGCCCGCGCCCCCCGGGTCGGGGTCTCAGGCGGAGCACATCCAGCCACCTctggaggagggggcggcggccCAGGCCCGAGCTGCTGCCCCCCAGCAAGGGGGGAGGGCAGCGGGGTCCCCCCCGGAgcgggccctgggctccaggtcGCAGCAGGTGTAGCTCAGCAGCTAGTTGGTGGCGTTCATGCCCCGCCAGTGCCGGCAGCGGTGGAGACgaggggcggcggggcggcggggtCTGGGGGAgcccggggagcaggggcagcgcgggcctgaggctgggcggggggcaggcccggggcggggcgggcggtcGCCGGCCCGCGGGCGGCTGACAAGGAAGCATTTCTCCTTGTGGGCCTCGAGCACGTCGGAGCAGCGGCAGCGCGGGCCGCACACGTCGCAAGGCTCCGGCTTCTCCCCGTGTGCGGCGCCGGCGCCGCTTCACGCTGGGCGGGCTGGGGAAGCTCCTGCCGCAGATGTCGCAGATGTCCGGCCTCTCCCCTGTGTGGGTCTTCGTGTGCTCATCAAAGCACTGCTTCATGTTGAAGTCCTGGCCACACCACTGGCACAGGAGCTGCTTGTGGCCAGTGTGGATGCTCACGTGTGAGGGCAGCTGGCACTTGTACTGGAAACGCTCGCTGCAGTTGTCACATCTGAATGGCTTCTCCCCGGAGCGCTGCAGTGAGTGCACCTCGAGGGACATGCTGCGCTTGAAAGACTTCTCGCAGGCTTCACAGGTGGAGGGCATGTCCTTGGTGTGGGCAACCATGTGTGAAACATGGGCCATGGTATAGAACTCACAGATCTCACATGAGAACTTCTCTGCATACCCATGCACAATCTTCTTGTGCTCATGGAGGGACCAGAGCTTCTTGAAAGCTTTGCCACACGTCACACACTGGATGTTGCGCTCGCAGTCCGTCTGCCGCTGCAGCAGCCGCTCACTCTCTAGCAGGAAGCGCTTGCCGCACTGGTCACAGATCTGCATGTGGCTGTGGGTCACATTCATGTGTTTCTCCAGGTACCAGCGGTTGTTGAAAACTCGTGGGCACTTCTGGCACGGGTggtgctgcttctcctccagcctcacGTTGGCCCCCCGCCCATCAGTGGCTGGAGGCCCTCGGACTGGTGCAGAGGCCACTCTGGGGGACAGCTTGGGTCGCTTCCCACTACATGGCCCAGCCTCCTCAGGCTCAGAGGTGCCTTGGCGCCAGGCATTCTCCCGGGACCGCGTGGCCATGCgactgtggggaggggggtcAGCACGGCTGCCCCGGCGCCCTGGTGGCCCCTGCATGCTGCCAgcttccccctcctctgcttcctcctcctcagagctCTCTTGATCCTGCTCActgggcccttcctcctcctcctcttcttcctcttcctcctgctcactgtgcccttcctcttcctcctcttcctcttctccctcactgccactttcttgatcctcctcctcctctcctccactgccaccatcctcctcttcctcatcctcttcttcctcctcctcctcctcctcctcctctgagtgtCTCTGCAGTGCATCCTCCCGGCCCAGCATCATGGTGGCCGGCTCgtcccagggcctggcttccCCTCGGCCAGTGGACACGTGCAGTGTCTGGTTGTTGAGGTTCACCTCCACAATGATCTGGGGCTGCTCCTGGCGGCTGTAGGTGCCAGAACCCCCAAGCTCTTCCTccaactcctccccaccctccagcttaCACAAGCTGGCCGGGGGCCTGCCGGCCTCCTCGACAgcaccctccttctcctctttgaagaagggctgggctggcccaatagtggcaggcactgtgccacCAGTGGTCCCTGCCCGTCCTCCACGTGCACTGAGTAGGGGTCAGGACCCTCGCGGGCACAGATCTTGGGCAGGCCTGGGGTGTCCGCCTCCTGCTTGATGTCACAGTAGTAGGGTGGCACAGCTGGGGTGCAGCTGGCAGCcggctgggccagggccacagTGCCGGGACCGGTGGGCCTAGGGAGCGGGCGTCCAGCAGTTCCTGGCGGGACGCGGCGATGCCGGCTATCTGCAGCAAGGAGGCGGCACTGAGCACCTCGTGGGCGCTGGCTGCGTTGACCAGCAGCTCGGGCGTGTAGATGAAGCTGAGAATCTGCTGCAGGCCACCAGGCGCCAGCGCCTCCAGGGACAGCTCCACACGCTGCAGCTGCTTGTTCTGGGTGAAGAGCGAGTGGAAGAACCGGCTGTGGGCAGCGCGCGCGCCCGTGTGCGCCGGGAAGACGCTGCGCTGGGGCACCCGCACCAGGCCCACGTCGCAGGGGTCGGGCCG
This window contains:
- the LOC123632044 gene encoding LOW QUALITY PROTEIN: zinc finger and BTB domain-containing protein 47-like (The sequence of the model RefSeq protein was modified relative to this genomic sequence to represent the inferred CDS: inserted 6 bases in 4 codons; deleted 1 base in 1 codon); its protein translation is MCVALCHQTLRKLDSSAVVSSEQSLRLTLTPAWWRWAGPQDRFLRPRSAAETRSETFPGGVPDHDGHQELSFSLAEDGAPHFACLAGRLTQQRLFRPDPCDVGLVRVPQRSVFPAHTGARAAHSRFFHSLFTQNKQLQRVELSLEALAPGGLQQILSFIYTPELLVNAASAHEVLSAASLLQIAGIAASRQELLDARSLGPPXPGTVALAQPAASCTPAVPPYYCDIKQEADTPGLPKICAREGPDPYSVHVEDGXGTTGGTVPATIGPAQPFFKEEKEGAVEEAGRPPASLCKLEGGEELEEELGGSGTYSRQEQPQIIVEVNLNNQTLHVSTGRGEARPWDEPATMMLGREDALQRHSEEEEEEEEEEEDEEEEDGGSGGEEEEDQESGSEGEEEEEEEEGHSEQEEEEEEEEEEGPSEQDQESSEEEEAEEGEAGSMQGPPGRRGSRADPPPHSRMATRSRENAWRQGTSEPEEAGPCSGKRPKLSPRVASAPVRGPPATDGRGANVRLEEKQHHPCQKCPRVFNNRWYLEKHMNVTHSHMQICDQCGKRFLLESERLLQRQTDCERNIQCVTCGKAFKKLWSLHEHKKIVHGYAEKFSCEICEFYTMAHVSHMVAHTKDMPSTCEACEKSFKRSMSLEVHSLQRSGEKPFRCDNCSERFQYKCQLPSHVSIHTGHKQLLCQWCGQDFNMKQCFDEHTKTHTGERPDICDICGRSFPSPPSVKRRRRAHGEKPEPCDVCGPRCRCSDVLEAHKEKCFLVSRPRAGDRPPXAPGLPPAQPQAXALPLLPGLPQTPPPRRPSSPPLPALAGHERHQLAAELHLLRPGAQGPLRGGPRCPPPLLGGSSSGLGRRPLLQRWLDVLRLRPRPGGRGPAAPRAGGGRLPRKCPPSAAP